The genomic interval TGAATAGAATAGGTTGAATACATTAGCGCATTCCGGACATTTTAGGTTTTCGTGTTTGGACTCCATCATACTCCGGGAAATCCCTTTTCTCTGGAGATCGTCATTAAATACGTATTTCCTCATACAATATATCCTTTGTAATTCTCATCATTTAAAATTTCCTTAAAAAAATTATATGGGTCGGGGGGTTGCTCCGACTAAATGGTTTTCTTGGAATTTATTTAGTAGAGTCATAACGATTTTTTTAGTGCTTTTGCTAGCAAGGTCTAGTCCTTGTTCTGTTAGTTTGTAGCCGTTGTTTGTTGGCTGTATCAATTCAAGTGTGTGCAGAAGTTCAATTAGTTCTTTGATGTCTTTTTCCATTGGTTTTCCGAAAGTTTCTTGGTATTTTTCTTCTGTGATTTCTGTGAAATATAGGTTTCTTATGAACCAGAGTTTTCTTTGGTCTTTTCCATCGAACTGGGTTCCGACAGATATCGGTAGGCCTTCTGCAGTTGCTTTGTTGTAGTCTTTTAGGTTTGATGTGTTTAGGTAGAATGAGTTGTTGAGGTAGCTCCAGTTTCCAGGTCCGATTCCTATGAAGTCGTTTGAATGCATGTACTCGCCTCGGTATTCTTCGGGTTGTTTTGAAAAACTCCATATCGTTATCATTTCATAGCCATTGTCGGTTAGTTTGTCTCGTATAGCTTTATAGAGCTCTGTTTCGTTTTCTGGTATTTCTTCTTCACCAGTACTTACTTTGCTGTAGAGCTGTGACCTCGGTAACAACATTAAGGGAAATGTTGTGACGCTCGGTATATCGAGTTCTATTGCTGTCTCCAATGTGTTAACCATGTCATCGACTGTTTGGCTGGGTAATCCGAACATTAAATCAATGTTTACATGGTTGAAATCGTGTTCAAGCGTTTTTTCAACCGCTTCCACAGCAATGTCTCGGTCATGGTCCCGGCCGATATGCTCTAGAACATGGTTTTCGAAAGATTGAACCCCTATCTTAAGTTTATCTATACCGATTTCGTTTAGATATTTAAGTGATTCGTTGTCTAGGTCGTTGGGATGTGCTTCTGTTAAAACCTCTCCAGAAAAACCATATTCTTCTTCTAGATATTTTATTATCTCACCTAGTTTTTCTGGGATTTGGGTTGGCGTTCCAGCTATGAAGTATAATGTATTTATCTCTGGGTTACCCAACCCCTCCATATAGAGATCTATCTCTTTAATAACCGAGTCTATAAAACTGTCTAGTGTTTCTGGATTGACTCTACTGTCTCCATAAAGACAATAATCGCATTGATTGCTGCAGAACGGAATTCTAACATTAAAACTTATCTCTTTTTTTCTGGGCAACTCGAACTCGAACGACCTATCAAACTCTATATTACCAAAATTTTCTTCAATGATGTCGTCTATAAAACCCTTCATACCGAACACAAATCTATAAGTAAAACTACTAATAACTTTCGAAAAAAACTAGTCTAACAACACCTATTTGGTAGTGAATCAACTGGTTATTGTTTTTTATAGCATTTTATATTCTTTTTCCCGATAAATCTATTTAGTTTGGATAGCATCTAGTATATTGAGGGTTGTTTTTGGTGTATCATTATGCTTGAGATAGATAGTTTGACGGTTTCCGTTGATGGTGAGGTTATTTTAGAGAACTTAGATTTGCATATAGGTATGGGAGAGGTTCATGTTCTTTTTGGACCCAATGGTAGTGGTAAATCTACCTTGCTTAAAACTGTGTTGGGGTTACCTGGATATAGGGTGTTGTCTGGCTCGATAAAGTTTAAAGGTAAGGATATAACAGATTTACCTGTTAATGAAAGGGTCGAACTCGGTTTAGCCCTTGAATACCAGAACCCACCACCGATCGCTGGATTGAAACTACAAGATCTAGTAGATTTGATTTCTAAGGAATCTGGAAGTGAAGTCGACGATATGGTTGAGAAACTAAATTTAGAACAACACATGAATCGAGAGGTTAACGTTGGTTTTTCCGGCGGGGAGGTAAAAAGGTCTGAAGTCCTGCAGGTATATTCCCAAAACCCAGATTTAATTCTTTTCGATGAACCCGACAGTGGTGTCGATGTAGAAAACGTTGAGTTGTTAGGTAAAATAATAAATGAAATGCTTGATAAAAAGAAAAAACCAAGTGACCGTAGACGTTCAGGGTTAATAATAACTCACCATGGAAGCATACTAGACCTTGTAGAAGTGGATAGAGCACATGTACTTTACAATGGAGCGATTATGTGTTCCGGTAAACCAAGAGAGATACTTGAAGAAATAATAGAAAATGGATACGAGAACTGTGCAAAATGTTATCGGATAGAACAGAGTTAAGGATTAAGGATAGAGCTGAAGAATACAGAGATGTTCCAGCCAAGTACGGCCCCGATATAGACCTAAGTAAGTTCCAACTACCCAAACATAAACGAAAAAACGAATACAGCATCGAAAACGTTAAAAAAGAGTTTGGAAATGACTTAAGTTCAGTAGGAATCGACCTAGATCAAACATCCGGTTCCTATGTCCAAGTAGATGGAGACATAGTATACCAAAAAATGTACGATGACATCGAAGTACTCTCAATAGACCAAGCACTAAAAAAACACGACCTAACAGATTACTATTGGAATGCAGTCAAAATAAACGACAAATATTCAGCAAGAGTCGAAAAAGAAATGACCGGAGGATACTTCATACGTGTCCCGAAAGGCGTGAAAAAAGAAGTTCCAACACAGACATGCCTACTTCAAGAAGACGAAAAAGCAACCCAAAACGTACACAACATAATAATAGTTGAAGAAGGAGCCGAACTACACGTAATAACCGGATGTAGTAAAACAAAAGGCACCAAAGAAGGACTACACCTAGGAGTCTCAGAGTTCTATCTAGAAAAAGACGCAAAACTAACATTCACAATGATACACAACTGGGGGGAAAACCACCACGTAAGACCAAGAACAGCAGTCAAACTAAAAGACAACGCAACATTCATAAACAACTACGTACTCGTCAGCCCAGTTAAATCAATACAAAGTTATCCAACAGCATACTGCAACGGCAAAAACTCAAAAGCATCATTCCAAACAGTAGTTTACGCCAAAGAAAACTCCAACATGGACCTTGGATCACAAACAGTCTTACGGGGAAAAGGAAGCAAAAGCGACATGATCTCCAGAAGCATATCCAGAGACAAATCCAACGTAACAGTAAGAGGTAGATTAGTAGGTGAAGAAGAAGACATACAAGGCCACCTCGAATGCAAAGGAATAATACTATCAGACCAATCAAACCTACTCACAATCCCAGAACTCGAAGCCAAAAAATCAAACCTAGACCTATCACACGAAGCAGCTGTAGGAAAAATCAAAGAAGAACAACTAAACTACCTAATGTCCCGAGGACTAACAGAAGAAGAAGCAGTATCACTAATAATAAAAGGCTTCATGACAATCGACATAAAAGGACTCCCACCAGACCTAACCAAAAAAGTCGAAAAAATGATCGACATGACAGTCGAAAAAGCAATCTAAAACCCAAAACCCACTCCCATTTTTTAACATTTTTTTCTTTATTCATTTTTTTGAACGACTTTATCCAACCCCGTTTCCCATTAAGTTAAATAAATCAATTAAAAATATTATAAGTAATTAGGTATAGTATATGTAATTTAGTTAAATTTAAATATCATAGTTTTTGATTATAAATTAAGGTGTAAAAAATGAGACATGGCGATATCTCCTGCTCCGAAGACACAGTAGGAGTAGGAGTAGTTAACTACCCCCCTCTCCCAACATACCCAAAACTCGGGGAGGACGGAAAACAAAAAATAATTAAAAACTGCCACAACATCGCCGACTACATCTCTGGAATGAAAACTGGACACCCAGGGATGGACCTAATAATATTCCCAGAATACAGCACACAAGGAATACTATACAACGAAAAAGAAATGATGAACTACTCAACAACAATACCAGGACCAGAAACAG from Methanonatronarchaeum thermophilum carries:
- a CDS encoding coproporphyrinogen-III oxidase family protein, whose product is MKGFIDDIIEENFGNIEFDRSFEFELPRKKEISFNVRIPFCSNQCDYCLYGDSRVNPETLDSFIDSVIKEIDLYMEGLGNPEINTLYFIAGTPTQIPEKLGEIIKYLEEEYGFSGEVLTEAHPNDLDNESLKYLNEIGIDKLKIGVQSFENHVLEHIGRDHDRDIAVEAVEKTLEHDFNHVNIDLMFGLPSQTVDDMVNTLETAIELDIPSVTTFPLMLLPRSQLYSKVSTGEEEIPENETELYKAIRDKLTDNGYEMITIWSFSKQPEEYRGEYMHSNDFIGIGPGNWSYLNNSFYLNTSNLKDYNKATAEGLPISVGTQFDGKDQRKLWFIRNLYFTEITEEKYQETFGKPMEKDIKELIELLHTLELIQPTNNGYKLTEQGLDLASKSTKKIVMTLLNKFQENHLVGATPRPI
- a CDS encoding ABC transporter ATP-binding protein; the protein is MLEIDSLTVSVDGEVILENLDLHIGMGEVHVLFGPNGSGKSTLLKTVLGLPGYRVLSGSIKFKGKDITDLPVNERVELGLALEYQNPPPIAGLKLQDLVDLISKESGSEVDDMVEKLNLEQHMNREVNVGFSGGEVKRSEVLQVYSQNPDLILFDEPDSGVDVENVELLGKIINEMLDKKKKPSDRRRSGLIITHHGSILDLVEVDRAHVLYNGAIMCSGKPREILEEIIENGYENCAKCYRIEQS
- a CDS encoding SufB/SufD family protein; translated protein: MLSDRTELRIKDRAEEYRDVPAKYGPDIDLSKFQLPKHKRKNEYSIENVKKEFGNDLSSVGIDLDQTSGSYVQVDGDIVYQKMYDDIEVLSIDQALKKHDLTDYYWNAVKINDKYSARVEKEMTGGYFIRVPKGVKKEVPTQTCLLQEDEKATQNVHNIIIVEEGAELHVITGCSKTKGTKEGLHLGVSEFYLEKDAKLTFTMIHNWGENHHVRPRTAVKLKDNATFINNYVLVSPVKSIQSYPTAYCNGKNSKASFQTVVYAKENSNMDLGSQTVLRGKGSKSDMISRSISRDKSNVTVRGRLVGEEEDIQGHLECKGIILSDQSNLLTIPELEAKKSNLDLSHEAAVGKIKEEQLNYLMSRGLTEEEAVSLIIKGFMTIDIKGLPPDLTKKVEKMIDMTVEKAI